In the Natronobacterium texcoconense genome, one interval contains:
- a CDS encoding PaaI family thioesterase, whose amino-acid sequence MTDDDYPDPETFASLEEFLQHYIDEHQEFLSWIGTSVENVGPGTMTLAVPYDEKLTNARPNADDDRRPDIHGGIAATLIDTVGGLSLRTELEDPFAASIATINLNVNYLRPATGDLVATADVVRAGSSVGVSEVTVESTTPDGETREVATGQGAYRIFRE is encoded by the coding sequence ATGACCGACGACGACTACCCGGACCCCGAGACGTTCGCGAGCCTCGAGGAGTTCCTCCAGCACTACATCGACGAACACCAGGAGTTCCTCTCGTGGATCGGGACGAGCGTCGAGAACGTCGGCCCCGGAACGATGACTCTCGCAGTTCCCTACGACGAAAAACTGACGAACGCCCGTCCGAACGCCGACGACGACCGGCGGCCGGACATCCACGGCGGCATCGCCGCCACGCTGATCGACACCGTCGGCGGCCTCTCCCTGCGGACCGAACTCGAGGACCCGTTCGCGGCGAGTATCGCGACGATCAACCTGAACGTCAACTACCTTCGGCCGGCGACGGGCGACCTCGTGGCGACGGCGGACGTGGTCCGTGCAGGCTCGAGCGTCGGCGTCAGCGAAGTCACCGTCGAGAGCACGACGCCGGACGGTGAGACTCGAGAGGTCGCGACGGGCCAGGGTGCGTACCGTATTTTCCGCGAGTGA
- the nosD gene encoding nitrous oxide reductase family maturation protein NosD — MTRSETWFLVLALVVLAVIGAAAVVAADGSSSDAERTVEGWTPEVPDVHDAEEPTEPGVATVDGEEYDSVQAAVDAAEPGDTVLLEGAFEEHVTIETPGLTLVTSDEADRQALIDGGGEGTVVHVTAEDITLEDVWIRGSGYERSDEDAGVLVNGSGSTLSDLRITETTYGIWIGESEDVTVEESIIAGREDVSEATRGNGIHLDRADGAELRDNYITTTRDGIYFSWSEGVVAEGNVIWELRYGVHYMYSDDNRLENNVAFDNDVGYALMVSQGLEIVNNTAVNNDGPSGQGILVKDVDDSEISGNAVVANGNGFYVYNAHRNDVVDNLVLENEVGIQFTAGSSDERVVGNSFVANDQSAYATINDQLEWNATDGGNYWSDARAVDLDGDGTSEVRHQPAGSAERLVQEQPQAAVFAESPAFDAVRMAESSFPLIESPGIVDHRPLAEPPHDDWREYYGDHDN, encoded by the coding sequence GTGACGAGATCCGAGACGTGGTTCCTCGTCCTGGCTCTCGTCGTCCTGGCCGTAATCGGCGCGGCGGCCGTCGTCGCGGCCGACGGCTCGAGCAGCGACGCCGAACGGACCGTCGAGGGATGGACTCCAGAGGTGCCCGACGTCCACGACGCCGAAGAGCCGACCGAACCCGGCGTCGCGACCGTCGACGGCGAGGAGTACGACTCCGTCCAGGCTGCTGTCGACGCGGCAGAGCCCGGAGACACCGTCCTCCTCGAGGGAGCATTCGAGGAGCACGTGACGATCGAGACGCCAGGTCTCACGCTCGTGACGAGCGACGAGGCCGACCGGCAGGCGCTGATCGACGGCGGTGGAGAGGGGACCGTCGTCCACGTCACCGCCGAAGACATCACTCTCGAAGACGTCTGGATCCGCGGCTCCGGCTACGAACGCAGCGACGAGGACGCAGGCGTGCTGGTCAACGGCTCGGGATCGACGCTTTCGGACCTTCGAATCACCGAGACGACCTACGGCATCTGGATCGGCGAGTCGGAAGACGTCACCGTCGAGGAGTCGATCATCGCCGGCCGCGAGGACGTCAGTGAGGCCACCCGTGGCAACGGCATCCACCTCGACCGAGCGGACGGTGCCGAACTACGCGACAACTACATCACGACGACCCGCGACGGGATTTACTTCTCGTGGTCCGAAGGCGTCGTCGCCGAGGGCAACGTCATCTGGGAGCTCCGATACGGGGTCCACTACATGTACTCCGACGACAACCGCCTCGAGAACAACGTCGCGTTCGACAACGACGTCGGCTACGCGCTGATGGTCTCGCAGGGCCTCGAGATCGTGAACAACACCGCCGTCAACAACGACGGTCCCAGCGGCCAGGGGATCCTCGTCAAGGACGTCGACGACAGCGAGATCAGCGGGAACGCCGTGGTCGCCAACGGAAACGGCTTCTACGTCTACAACGCTCACCGCAACGACGTCGTCGACAACCTGGTGCTGGAGAACGAGGTCGGCATCCAGTTCACGGCTGGAAGCTCCGACGAGCGCGTCGTCGGCAACAGCTTCGTCGCCAACGACCAGTCGGCCTACGCCACGATAAACGACCAGCTCGAGTGGAACGCCACCGACGGCGGCAACTACTGGTCGGACGCCCGCGCGGTCGATCTGGACGGCGACGGCACCAGCGAAGTGCGCCACCAGCCCGCCGGCAGCGCCGAACGGCTGGTCCAGGAGCAGCCACAGGCCGCCGTCTTCGCCGAAAGTCCGGCGTTCGACGCCGTCCGGATGGCAGAAAGCTCGTTCCCCCTGATCGAATCGCCCGGCATCGTCGACCACCGACCGCTCGCCGAACCGCCACACGACGACTGGAGAGAGTACTATGGAGATCACGATAACTGA
- a CDS encoding lipoyl protein ligase domain-containing protein translates to MRVFRGRGPTVDADREASRTLLEVAADGERAVRVWTPHRQVAFGRRDRRRDGYDSAHSTADERGFPPVERDVGGRAVAYDGETTVAFARAEPIADFRRGTGERYERLASDLEVGLASLPGLERDRLAHDEPEDAFCPGTHSLSTAGPNGRLRKVAGIAQRVRQNGAITAGILLVDGREELVGVLEAVYDALAIPFDPDSVGTVATARGPSNPDVVRQKVEDALVGDAEPTVEPVGALLEESTGQD, encoded by the coding sequence ATGCGCGTGTTCCGAGGCCGCGGGCCGACCGTCGACGCCGACCGCGAGGCGAGCAGGACGCTGCTCGAGGTCGCAGCCGACGGCGAGCGAGCGGTACGGGTCTGGACGCCACACCGACAGGTCGCCTTCGGCAGGCGCGACCGGCGACGCGACGGGTACGACAGCGCCCACAGCACCGCCGACGAACGAGGGTTCCCGCCGGTCGAGCGCGATGTCGGCGGTCGAGCCGTCGCCTACGACGGCGAGACGACGGTCGCGTTCGCCCGCGCCGAACCGATCGCGGACTTTCGACGCGGGACTGGAGAGCGATACGAGCGACTCGCCAGCGATCTCGAGGTCGGCCTCGCTTCCCTCCCGGGACTCGAGCGCGACCGACTCGCACACGACGAACCCGAAGACGCGTTCTGCCCCGGCACGCACTCGCTGTCGACAGCGGGACCGAATGGACGACTCAGGAAGGTCGCCGGCATCGCCCAGCGCGTCCGCCAGAACGGGGCGATCACGGCCGGCATCCTCCTCGTCGACGGCCGGGAGGAACTCGTCGGAGTGCTCGAGGCTGTCTACGACGCGCTGGCGATCCCGTTCGATCCTGACTCCGTGGGAACCGTCGCGACCGCCCGTGGACCCTCGAACCCCGACGTCGTACGACAGAAAGTCGAGGATGCACTCGTCGGTGACGCGGAGCCGACGGTCGAACCCGTCGGAGCCTTGCTCGAGGAGTCGACCGGACAGGACTGA
- a CDS encoding DUF5806 family protein translates to MDEDGLDVAGSEADADADEDSVAEPDEERSDEERDGVEDSDTDPDSDSESAVGEDESAADSDDEADADVDGDEADADADSDGEGAMPGVPDPEPEESDIPEDVRKYARFKKMDGAQYERVNEFLRDRTYITAREWAIARLCSDFRTETGVEMTKIGENLPELVPFMTDTYTPQAVNQARSSFEEKVQKAGATFLYGAMCDFFTAEELDDVMYESTEIAKFLLEVEGVDLSVEEELEAEDKISSVMREVREASEELREQEDSADE, encoded by the coding sequence ATGGACGAGGACGGACTGGACGTCGCCGGATCCGAGGCCGACGCAGACGCCGACGAAGATTCGGTTGCCGAACCGGACGAGGAACGATCGGACGAGGAACGCGACGGTGTCGAAGACAGCGACACGGATCCGGATTCCGACAGCGAGTCAGCCGTCGGCGAGGACGAATCCGCTGCAGACAGCGACGACGAAGCCGATGCCGATGTCGACGGTGACGAAGCCGATGCCGACGCCGACAGCGACGGTGAGGGAGCCATGCCGGGCGTTCCCGACCCCGAACCCGAGGAATCCGACATTCCGGAGGACGTCCGGAAGTACGCCCGGTTCAAGAAGATGGACGGCGCACAGTACGAGCGGGTCAACGAGTTCCTTCGCGATCGTACCTACATCACCGCCCGCGAGTGGGCTATCGCCCGGCTCTGTTCGGACTTCCGAACCGAGACTGGCGTCGAGATGACCAAGATCGGCGAGAATCTCCCCGAACTCGTTCCCTTCATGACCGATACCTACACGCCGCAGGCGGTCAACCAGGCTCGTTCCTCGTTCGAGGAAAAGGTCCAGAAGGCCGGTGCGACCTTCCTCTACGGCGCGATGTGTGACTTCTTCACCGCCGAGGAACTCGACGACGTGATGTACGAGTCGACGGAGATCGCGAAGTTCTTGCTCGAGGTCGAGGGCGTCGACCTCTCGGTCGAGGAGGAACTCGAGGCCGAAGACAAGATTTCCTCGGTGATGCGGGAAGTTCGGGAGGCGAGCGAGGAGCTACGCGAGCAAGAGGATTCCGCAGACGAGTAA
- a CDS encoding serpin family protein produces MTTDRRTLIALTGALLAGGAGCLSDDGSSDDSGSGTSTENADDGGGFEEHDVPDFPQVDPVTDPALESERLAEQVRGNVAFSLDVLAELRADQPDENVFFSPYSISVALAMTFAGARGETAAEMADALRYELATEDDDHTLRYELATEDDDLHAAFGALEDEFERRNEDGEEVEQPEWSEAEGDEDDLGFQLSSANAVWADEGYPFDEEYFELLEAYYGAGEHVVDFAGNPEEARQEINEWVEERTNDRIEDLLPEGSIDAATRLVLTNAVYFLAAWEYDFDPAATEPETFTGIDGSETEVEMMHQSAELQYADVDGHQLVELPYANGDTSMIVVLPAEGEFEAFEESFTVDRLATMLEETSRPEVDLAMPRFGVESKFSLVETMRELGMERAFGGGADFSGMVEGDDGGLFVDDIVHQSFVEVDEEGTEAAAATAVIMAESAPPDQVEMTVDRPFLFYIRDRPTETPLFVGRIVDGETLQEE; encoded by the coding sequence ATGACGACCGACAGACGAACGCTGATCGCCCTGACCGGTGCGCTTCTCGCCGGTGGTGCCGGCTGTCTCTCCGACGACGGGAGTAGTGACGATTCCGGATCCGGAACGTCGACCGAAAACGCCGACGACGGCGGCGGATTCGAGGAGCACGACGTTCCCGACTTCCCGCAGGTAGACCCCGTCACCGACCCGGCTCTCGAGTCCGAACGTCTCGCCGAACAGGTGCGAGGGAACGTCGCCTTCTCGCTGGACGTCCTCGCGGAACTGCGGGCCGACCAACCCGACGAGAACGTCTTTTTCTCGCCGTACAGCATCTCCGTTGCCCTCGCAATGACCTTCGCGGGTGCACGCGGGGAGACTGCAGCGGAGATGGCCGACGCCCTGCGATACGAACTCGCCACCGAGGACGACGACCACACCCTGCGATACGAACTCGCCACCGAGGACGACGACCTCCACGCCGCCTTCGGCGCACTCGAGGACGAATTCGAGCGCCGCAACGAAGACGGCGAGGAGGTCGAACAGCCGGAGTGGTCCGAAGCGGAAGGCGACGAAGACGACCTTGGCTTCCAGCTCTCGAGTGCCAACGCTGTCTGGGCCGACGAGGGGTATCCGTTCGACGAGGAGTACTTCGAGTTACTCGAGGCCTACTACGGTGCCGGCGAGCACGTCGTCGACTTCGCCGGGAATCCGGAGGAAGCCCGCCAGGAAATAAACGAGTGGGTCGAAGAGCGAACGAACGATCGGATCGAGGACCTCCTGCCAGAAGGATCGATCGACGCCGCGACTCGACTCGTGCTCACAAACGCCGTCTACTTCCTCGCAGCCTGGGAGTACGACTTCGATCCGGCTGCGACCGAACCCGAGACGTTCACCGGGATAGACGGCAGCGAGACCGAGGTCGAGATGATGCACCAGAGTGCGGAACTGCAGTATGCTGACGTCGACGGCCATCAGCTCGTCGAGCTTCCGTACGCGAACGGCGACACGAGCATGATCGTCGTCTTGCCCGCGGAGGGCGAGTTCGAGGCTTTCGAGGAGTCGTTTACGGTCGACCGGCTCGCGACGATGCTCGAGGAGACCTCCCGACCGGAGGTCGACCTCGCGATGCCGCGGTTCGGCGTCGAATCGAAGTTCAGCCTCGTCGAGACGATGCGAGAACTGGGAATGGAGCGAGCGTTCGGCGGCGGCGCGGATTTCAGCGGGATGGTCGAGGGTGACGACGGCGGGCTGTTTGTCGACGACATCGTCCACCAGAGTTTCGTCGAGGTCGACGAGGAAGGGACCGAGGCCGCGGCCGCGACCGCGGTTATCATGGCGGAGTCGGCTCCGCCGGATCAGGTCGAGATGACCGTCGACCGCCCGTTCCTGTTTTACATTCGGGATCGGCCGACGGAGACGCCGCTTTTCGTCGGCCGGATCGTCGACGGCGAGACGCTGCAGGAGGAGTGA
- a CDS encoding DUF7529 family protein has translation MTADGQPVADPRWSELCEDATGIADRYRENGWDVVVLDPVAVTPHDGDDRSGLEVQVSDEEYDLVETLVDDGSASFGDAEVYYRPADEGDDPDALEDRRFAIVVERDAENEIAVCLPLTYSIADARETLEDALVDEELLIHVHAGADDRWVTFSHDDPSLFLEEADVRRW, from the coding sequence ATGACTGCCGACGGCCAGCCAGTCGCGGATCCCCGCTGGTCGGAACTGTGTGAGGACGCGACCGGGATCGCCGACCGGTACCGGGAGAACGGCTGGGACGTGGTCGTGCTCGACCCAGTGGCGGTGACTCCCCATGACGGGGACGACCGATCCGGCCTCGAGGTACAGGTGTCCGACGAGGAGTACGATCTGGTCGAGACGCTGGTCGACGACGGCTCGGCTTCGTTCGGGGACGCGGAGGTGTACTACCGCCCAGCCGACGAGGGAGACGACCCGGACGCCCTCGAGGACCGGCGGTTCGCTATTGTGGTCGAGCGAGACGCCGAAAACGAGATCGCCGTCTGTCTCCCGCTCACCTATTCAATCGCCGACGCACGCGAGACTCTCGAGGACGCCCTCGTCGACGAAGAGCTACTGATTCACGTCCACGCTGGAGCGGACGACCGCTGGGTAACGTTCTCCCACGACGATCCGTCGCTATTCCTCGAGGAGGCGGACGTTCGACGCTGGTGA
- a CDS encoding thiolase family protein, with amino-acid sequence MTQTPVVAKAVRTPQGKEDGAFADLRSEDLSVPLIDEILAETGLSGDEIDDLMWGCAQQRGEQGNNVARVIALLSELGESVPATTINRWCASSMQAVISAADAVAAGNRDAVIAGGVENMSRVPMGENTHNVHPKMAELYNMGELQMGMTAEKVSEEFGVSREEQDEYAARSQQRAAEATEEGRFDDEIVPIETEDGTVSEDEGIRPGTTPEKLGELPTVFKSDGTVTPGNASQISDGASALLITSEEFAEEHDLEILAEIGMNNVAGVDPTIMGVGPVPATEGLLERNGRDIDDYDLVELNEAFASQSIYSRDQLGIDPEIFNVNGGAIAIGHPLGASGARLPVTLIHELQKRGGGLGLATLCVGFGQGAAIEFEVN; translated from the coding sequence ATGACACAGACGCCAGTCGTAGCCAAGGCCGTACGGACTCCACAGGGGAAAGAAGACGGCGCGTTCGCCGACCTGCGCAGCGAGGACCTCTCGGTGCCGCTGATCGACGAGATCCTGGCCGAGACCGGTCTCTCCGGTGACGAGATCGACGACCTGATGTGGGGCTGTGCCCAGCAGCGCGGCGAACAGGGTAACAACGTGGCCCGCGTCATCGCCTTGCTCTCGGAACTTGGCGAGTCGGTTCCGGCGACGACGATCAACCGCTGGTGTGCCTCCTCGATGCAGGCAGTCATCTCGGCCGCGGACGCCGTCGCAGCCGGCAACCGTGATGCCGTCATCGCCGGCGGCGTCGAGAACATGAGCCGCGTCCCGATGGGCGAGAACACCCACAACGTCCACCCGAAGATGGCCGAACTGTACAACATGGGCGAACTCCAGATGGGGATGACCGCCGAAAAGGTCTCCGAGGAGTTCGGCGTCAGCCGCGAGGAGCAAGACGAGTACGCCGCACGGAGCCAGCAGCGCGCCGCCGAGGCAACCGAGGAAGGCCGATTCGACGACGAGATCGTCCCGATCGAGACCGAGGACGGCACCGTCTCCGAAGACGAAGGCATCCGACCGGGAACGACGCCCGAGAAACTGGGCGAACTCCCGACCGTCTTCAAGTCCGACGGCACCGTCACGCCAGGTAACGCCTCCCAGATTTCCGACGGTGCCTCGGCCCTGCTGATCACCAGCGAGGAATTCGCCGAGGAACACGACCTCGAGATCCTCGCGGAGATCGGCATGAACAACGTCGCCGGCGTCGACCCGACCATCATGGGTGTCGGTCCGGTTCCGGCTACTGAGGGTCTGCTCGAGCGCAACGGCCGCGACATCGACGACTACGATCTCGTGGAACTCAACGAGGCGTTCGCGAGCCAGTCGATCTATTCGCGCGACCAGCTCGGTATCGATCCGGAGATCTTCAACGTCAACGGCGGTGCGATCGCGATCGGTCACCCGCTGGGTGCCTCCGGCGCGCGTCTGCCGGTGACGCTGATCCACGAACTCCAGAAGCGCGGCGGTGGCCTCGGGCTGGCGACGCTGTGTGTCGGCTTCGGCCAGGGTGCGGCGATCGAGTTCGAGGTTAACTAG
- the nosZ gene encoding TAT-dependent nitrous-oxide reductase: MSDTNPTSDRETIEADASDKDPLFARIPRRDFMKAGAAAGAMGSLAGCTGLLSGDDQPAAADVDATVPPGEHDDYYAFLSGGHSGDIRVYGVPSMRQIMRIPVFNVESARGYGFDDETHEMLQESGGYTWGDTHHPRVSQTDNQYDGEWLFVNDKANGRMARIDLEYFETDAIIDLPNQQGTHGACMLMPDSRYVFGVGELRVPLPNDGRDLDDPSEYGSTLSAMSPDPFDHEWDVRVDCNLDNGDSGKEGEWFFTTSYNSEEGVTESEMTAADTDYVVAFNIPRIEEAVEAGEYEEFNGVPVVDGTEDSPLNDGDEPLVRYVDVPTNPHGVSVTPDGQYAIASGKLDPTCTVIEIDQLNEVDDPNDAVVGRVNVGNGPLHTAYDGRGHAYTTLFVDSQVVKWDIEAAVEAEMGSEDPVIEKHDVHYSPGHLIASESYTGDPQGDWLIVLNKLSKDRFLPVGPVFPENDQLFYIGDDDAGMELVKDTPAYPEPHDASIVRADRLDPASVYDPDDLELDFISPADEDNFIERDGDQVHIEMYNQRNHFGFEDITVQEGDEVTIRSTNIEQEEDILHSLAIPEYDINVKLAPQETREVTFTADQPGVYWMYCAYFCSALHLEMRSRLLVEPAD; this comes from the coding sequence ATGTCCGACACTAACCCAACCAGCGACCGAGAGACTATCGAGGCCGACGCCAGCGACAAAGATCCGCTGTTCGCCAGGATCCCCCGCCGAGACTTCATGAAGGCCGGTGCAGCGGCCGGGGCAATGGGGTCACTCGCAGGGTGTACAGGATTGCTCTCCGGTGACGACCAGCCGGCTGCCGCGGACGTCGACGCTACGGTCCCGCCCGGAGAACACGACGACTACTACGCGTTCCTCTCCGGGGGCCACTCCGGAGACATTCGCGTCTACGGCGTCCCGTCGATGCGCCAGATCATGCGCATCCCGGTGTTCAACGTCGAGAGCGCACGCGGTTACGGCTTCGACGACGAAACCCACGAGATGCTCCAGGAATCGGGCGGCTACACGTGGGGTGACACCCACCACCCCCGCGTCAGCCAGACCGACAACCAGTACGACGGCGAGTGGCTGTTCGTCAATGACAAGGCAAACGGCCGGATGGCTCGCATCGACCTCGAGTACTTCGAGACCGACGCGATCATCGACCTGCCGAACCAGCAGGGGACCCACGGCGCGTGTATGCTGATGCCCGACAGCCGGTACGTCTTCGGCGTCGGCGAACTCCGTGTCCCACTTCCCAACGACGGTCGCGACCTCGACGACCCGAGCGAGTACGGCTCGACCCTCTCGGCGATGTCACCGGACCCGTTCGACCACGAGTGGGACGTCCGCGTCGACTGCAACCTCGACAACGGCGACTCCGGCAAGGAGGGCGAGTGGTTCTTCACGACCAGTTACAACAGCGAGGAGGGCGTCACCGAATCCGAGATGACCGCGGCCGACACCGACTACGTCGTCGCGTTCAACATCCCGCGAATCGAAGAGGCCGTCGAGGCCGGCGAGTACGAGGAGTTCAACGGCGTGCCCGTCGTCGACGGCACCGAAGACAGCCCGCTCAACGACGGCGACGAGCCACTGGTTCGATACGTCGACGTGCCGACGAACCCCCACGGTGTCAGCGTCACGCCGGACGGCCAGTACGCGATCGCTTCCGGGAAACTCGACCCCACCTGTACGGTCATCGAGATCGACCAGTTGAACGAGGTCGACGACCCCAACGACGCCGTCGTCGGACGCGTGAACGTCGGCAACGGACCGCTTCATACCGCCTACGACGGTCGCGGTCACGCCTACACGACGCTGTTCGTCGACTCCCAGGTCGTCAAGTGGGACATCGAAGCAGCAGTCGAGGCCGAGATGGGCTCCGAAGATCCGGTCATCGAGAAACACGACGTCCACTACAGTCCCGGCCACCTGATCGCCTCCGAATCCTACACCGGCGATCCACAAGGTGACTGGTTGATCGTCCTCAACAAGCTCTCGAAAGACCGGTTCCTCCCGGTCGGACCCGTGTTCCCCGAGAACGACCAGCTGTTCTACATCGGCGACGACGACGCCGGCATGGAACTGGTCAAGGACACACCCGCCTACCCGGAACCCCACGACGCCTCGATCGTCCGGGCCGATCGGCTCGACCCCGCCAGCGTCTACGATCCCGACGACCTCGAGCTGGACTTCATCTCCCCCGCCGACGAGGACAACTTCATCGAGCGCGACGGGGATCAGGTCCACATCGAGATGTACAACCAGCGCAACCACTTCGGCTTCGAGGACATCACCGTCCAGGAAGGCGACGAGGTGACGATCCGCTCGACGAACATCGAACAGGAGGAAGACATCCTCCACTCGCTCGCGATCCCCGAGTACGACATCAACGTCAAACTCGCGCCACAGGAGACCCGTGAAGTGACGTTCACGGCCGACCAGCCCGGCGTCTACTGGATGTACTGTGCGTACTTCTGTAGCGCACTCCACCTCGAGATGCGCTCGCGACTACTCGTCGAACCGGCCGACTGA
- a CDS encoding serpin family protein — translation MTVDRRTLIALTGALLAGAAGCTSDDRGTPEVGDETAGNDGEFEQLESSDFPRLEPVTDPDIDLDLFAEQVRGNVAFSFDVLSQLRNDRPEENVFFSPYSISVALAMTYAGARGETATEMADALQYELENDLHTVFGALEDEFERRNEDGEALRAPDGERTKSASDGEEVENPQDEGDEDDLGFQLSSANAVWTDDGFLLADDYRDVLEAYYGAGDHVVDFTDSPEEARQEINEWVEERTNDRIENLLPQGSIDASTRLVLTNAVYFLAAWENDFTHDETEPAPFVGLDGTETEVELMHQTAQFQYAEVDGHQLVELPYANGETSMIVVLPAEGEFESFEESFTVDRLATMLEETSQTQVDLALPKFGIESEFSLVEAMQELGMERAFGGGAEFDDMVEGGGNGLFIDDIRHKSFVEVDEEGTEAAAATAVTVFFSAPPDDAEMTVDRPFLFYVRDRPTETPLFVGRVVDAETLQDD, via the coding sequence ATGACTGTCGATAGACGGACCCTGATCGCCCTGACCGGTGCCCTCCTCGCCGGCGCTGCCGGCTGTACGTCCGACGACCGGGGAACACCCGAGGTCGGAGACGAAACTGCTGGAAACGACGGCGAGTTCGAGCAACTCGAGTCCTCCGACTTTCCCCGCCTCGAGCCCGTCACTGACCCCGACATCGATCTCGACCTGTTCGCCGAACAGGTGCGGGGTAACGTCGCGTTCTCGTTCGACGTACTCTCGCAGTTACGGAACGATCGGCCGGAGGAGAACGTTTTCTTCTCGCCGTACAGCATCTCGGTCGCGCTTGCGATGACTTACGCGGGCGCACGCGGTGAGACGGCGACGGAGATGGCCGACGCTCTCCAGTATGAACTCGAGAACGACCTCCACACCGTCTTCGGCGCACTCGAGGACGAGTTCGAGCGCCGCAATGAAGACGGCGAGGCGCTACGCGCCCCGGATGGCGAGCGGACGAAGTCCGCGAGCGACGGAGAAGAAGTCGAGAATCCGCAGGACGAAGGCGACGAGGACGACCTCGGCTTCCAGCTCTCGAGTGCGAACGCCGTCTGGACCGACGACGGATTCCTGCTGGCCGACGACTACCGCGACGTACTCGAGGCATACTACGGCGCTGGCGACCACGTGGTCGATTTCACGGATAGTCCGGAGGAAGCTCGCCAGGAGATCAACGAGTGGGTCGAAGAGCGGACGAACGACCGGATCGAGAACCTCCTCCCGCAGGGATCGATCGACGCTTCGACGCGGCTCGTTCTTACCAATGCCGTCTACTTCCTCGCGGCGTGGGAGAACGACTTTACCCACGACGAGACCGAGCCGGCGCCGTTTGTGGGGCTCGACGGAACGGAAACCGAGGTCGAACTGATGCACCAGACCGCACAGTTCCAGTACGCCGAGGTCGACGGCCACCAGCTCGTCGAACTCCCCTACGCCAACGGCGAGACGAGCATGATCGTCGTCCTCCCGGCCGAGGGCGAGTTCGAGTCCTTCGAGGAGTCGTTCACGGTCGATCGACTCGCGACGATGCTCGAGGAGACCTCGCAAACCCAGGTCGACCTCGCGTTGCCGAAGTTCGGCATCGAATCCGAGTTCAGCCTCGTCGAGGCGATGCAGGAACTCGGGATGGAACGGGCGTTCGGTGGCGGTGCGGAGTTCGACGATATGGTCGAGGGCGGCGGTAACGGGCTGTTCATAGACGACATCCGTCACAAGAGCTTCGTCGAGGTCGACGAGGAGGGAACCGAGGCTGCGGCGGCGACCGCCGTCACCGTGTTCTTCTCTGCACCACCGGACGACGCCGAGATGACCGTCGATCGGCCGTTCCTGTTCTACGTTCGGGATCGACCGACGGAGACGCCGCTTTTCGTCGGCCGGGTCGTCGACGCCGAGACGCTACAGGACGACTGA
- a CDS encoding ArsR/SmtB family transcription factor translates to MSEERPLEDLAALLEDETARRILTEIYREPMSANALSERCDVSRPTVYRRLEDMRRCDLLVERTRPDPKKGHHHTVYATNLERIVVDLDDDGLEFSIDRSERMADRFTRLVEEM, encoded by the coding sequence GTGAGTGAGGAGCGTCCACTCGAGGACCTCGCAGCCCTGCTGGAGGACGAAACGGCCCGTCGCATCCTCACCGAGATCTATCGAGAACCCATGTCAGCAAACGCGCTCAGCGAGCGGTGTGACGTCTCCAGGCCGACGGTGTACCGTCGACTCGAGGATATGCGCCGCTGTGATCTGCTGGTCGAACGGACCAGGCCCGACCCAAAGAAGGGACACCACCACACGGTGTACGCGACGAACCTGGAGCGGATCGTCGTCGACCTCGACGACGACGGCCTCGAATTCAGCATCGACCGCAGCGAACGCATGGCAGACCGATTCACCCGTCTCGTGGAGGAGATGTAA
- a CDS encoding DUF7521 family protein, with protein MYEVPLQVAEAADPDQFEAAMLAINVLKAFIGLGIAYIAYQGYRRNESRPMLYLAVGFVLVLGVPFFLFVGGFSVFFLVGLPSLAEPGVVVASELSQVIGLVVIVYALRM; from the coding sequence GTGTACGAAGTACCACTTCAGGTAGCCGAGGCAGCGGACCCAGATCAGTTCGAGGCCGCGATGCTCGCGATCAACGTCCTGAAGGCGTTCATCGGGCTCGGCATCGCCTACATCGCCTACCAGGGCTACCGGCGCAACGAGAGTCGGCCGATGCTGTATCTCGCCGTCGGGTTCGTCTTGGTACTCGGCGTCCCGTTCTTCCTCTTCGTCGGCGGCTTCTCGGTGTTCTTCCTCGTGGGACTGCCGTCGCTCGCCGAACCCGGCGTCGTCGTCGCCTCCGAACTGAGCCAGGTGATCGGGCTGGTCGTCATCGTCTACGCACTCAGAATGTAG